In the genome of Haloarcula limicola, one region contains:
- a CDS encoding DEAD/DEAH box helicase family protein, with translation MTFARPDWVEPREYQQAAVQRWAAAGGRGVLRMATGTGKTVTSLLTAAHVAEQYDGRLALVIAAPYQHLVDQWADDVQDFGGSPILAYESRRQWQERLEGELAEFDLGVRESLVIITTHATFASETFQRVLSRVNRERFMLIADEVHHLGAPHLKSALPTDIHLRLGLSATPERFYDEAGTEDLMEYFGGVVYEYDLTEAIQNGALCEYYYIPHVVELTEDEADEYLGLSKKIARLISQSDDDLGDADLQGNKDLQFALFKRARLVGTAERKLDRLVELLEYDQQTKHTLVYCGDGTVEGDITSRTRRHVDAAVSRLRSQLGLRAERFTADESRSERQTLLSRFDKEEIQALVAIRCLDEGVDVPATRTAYMLASSSNPRQFVQRRGRILRTYPGKHHAVIHDFVVAPPPAIREDAASDESQFTTERNLIKRELERVTLFAESARNHPDADIDGIPTDAGAIGELKREFNLRQM, from the coding sequence GTGACATTCGCACGCCCAGACTGGGTCGAACCTCGCGAGTACCAACAAGCGGCAGTGCAACGCTGGGCGGCTGCTGGTGGCCGTGGCGTGCTTCGGATGGCAACTGGGACCGGTAAAACAGTTACCTCCCTGCTGACGGCTGCCCACGTCGCCGAGCAATACGATGGCCGACTGGCGCTGGTCATCGCTGCCCCATATCAACACCTCGTTGACCAGTGGGCAGACGATGTCCAAGATTTCGGTGGCTCACCGATCCTTGCCTACGAGAGCCGTCGCCAATGGCAGGAACGCCTCGAAGGTGAACTCGCAGAGTTCGACTTGGGCGTTCGTGAGAGTCTCGTCATTATCACAACCCACGCTACCTTCGCTTCTGAGACGTTCCAGCGAGTGTTGAGCCGGGTCAATCGCGAGCGATTCATGCTAATAGCCGACGAGGTCCACCACCTCGGTGCGCCACACCTCAAATCGGCATTGCCAACAGATATCCACCTTCGGCTGGGCCTCTCGGCAACGCCAGAACGGTTCTACGATGAAGCGGGGACCGAAGACCTCATGGAGTACTTCGGCGGCGTCGTCTATGAGTACGACCTCACAGAGGCAATTCAAAATGGCGCACTCTGTGAGTATTACTATATCCCACACGTCGTCGAGTTGACCGAAGATGAAGCCGACGAGTATCTCGGCCTCTCGAAAAAGATAGCCCGCCTCATCAGCCAATCAGATGACGACCTCGGTGATGCAGATCTCCAGGGGAACAAGGACCTGCAGTTCGCACTGTTCAAGCGCGCTCGACTGGTCGGGACCGCCGAGCGAAAACTCGACCGGCTGGTCGAGTTACTCGAATACGACCAGCAGACGAAACACACGCTCGTCTACTGCGGAGATGGGACGGTCGAAGGCGACATCACGTCCCGAACACGACGCCACGTCGACGCGGCCGTCTCAAGACTTCGAAGCCAACTTGGCTTGCGTGCAGAGCGCTTTACTGCCGATGAGTCACGAAGCGAACGCCAGACCTTGTTATCGCGCTTCGACAAGGAGGAAATTCAAGCATTGGTCGCTATCCGCTGTCTCGACGAAGGCGTGGACGTTCCGGCGACACGGACTGCGTACATGCTCGCGAGTTCCTCGAACCCTCGGCAATTCGTCCAGCGCCGAGGCCGCATCCTGCGAACCTATCCGGGGAAACACCACGCCGTGATCCACGATTTCGTCGTCGCCCCACCACCGGCGATCCGCGAAGACGCGGCTAGTGACGAATCGCAGTTCACGACCGAGCGCAATCTCATCAAACGTGAACTCGAACGGGTCACGCTATTCGCTGAATCGGCCCGAAACCACCCAGATGCCGATATTGATGGCATTCCAACCGATGCTGGCGCCATCGGCGAACTCAAACGCGAGTTCAACCTGCGCCAAATGTGA
- a CDS encoding metallophosphoesterase encodes MAGGTQPFPLETESSQNISEQVRDSIAAFADQTPAIVSISDIHGYLAEARSALLTLTNHPDYEPVVTQSADDYLHWADNNYVLLFNGDLIDRGPHNIETLQLVARLINEAPPGRVRVTLGNHEMAVLTPDLFHWDGWFCDSVGSEGRQTLFEAIQRGYVIAAYEGYSAVYAHAGHPETYDVETVNSRLVAAVGKLQDAHETLTDTQVQQAVVDEYPLVLGMGDGHLKHPPAGLVWLDFQYLSQDAPSQIVGHTRHDTVTQKGAVLCENVIRNTQGEPGGESVVIETPDQIVSLRRTADGDVTTTEHILD; translated from the coding sequence ATGGCAGGAGGCACCCAGCCGTTTCCGTTAGAGACAGAGTCGTCGCAAAATATAAGTGAGCAGGTCAGAGATTCGATCGCTGCCTTTGCCGACCAGACCCCTGCAATTGTGAGCATTAGCGACATTCATGGCTATCTTGCAGAAGCTCGCAGCGCGTTACTGACTCTCACGAACCACCCCGACTATGAGCCGGTCGTTACCCAGTCCGCAGATGACTACCTCCACTGGGCAGATAACAACTATGTCCTTCTGTTCAACGGCGATCTAATTGACCGCGGCCCCCACAATATCGAGACTCTGCAGCTAGTCGCGCGACTCATCAACGAAGCTCCACCTGGTCGAGTCCGCGTAACGCTTGGGAATCATGAAATGGCGGTATTGACGCCAGACCTGTTTCACTGGGATGGGTGGTTCTGTGATAGCGTTGGCTCAGAAGGTCGGCAAACACTATTCGAAGCTATTCAGAGGGGGTACGTGATCGCAGCCTACGAGGGGTATTCAGCAGTCTATGCCCACGCCGGACATCCCGAGACCTACGATGTCGAAACGGTCAATTCTCGACTTGTTGCTGCCGTCGGCAAATTGCAAGATGCGCATGAAACGCTGACCGACACTCAAGTTCAGCAGGCAGTCGTCGACGAGTATCCATTAGTGCTAGGCATGGGCGACGGACATCTCAAACATCCACCAGCTGGCCTCGTGTGGTTAGATTTCCAGTATCTGTCCCAGGACGCCCCCTCGCAAATTGTAGGGCATACGCGACATGACACTGTAACACAAAAAGGGGCGGTCCTCTGTGAGAACGTCATTCGAAATACGCAAGGGGAACCCGGCGGAGAATCCGTAGTCATCGAAACCCCAGATCAGATTGTGTCTTTACGACGAACAGCCGACGGAGATGTCACTACAACCGAACATATCCTCGATTGA
- a CDS encoding DEAD/DEAH box helicase: MSEDASESPPAPGSSYSIDDPSVASTALAESGQDSTGHLLNIQAQQFAIAQGQQELLSVEEIKDRIKLLDHQLEAAHQALFQMGGGALFADEVGLGKTIEIGMVLKEMNFRDTRDSFLILTPAQLAPQWQTELQEKFGLDFVCNYDDEFQGFDAHDKIIASVDTAKSKTNRADVLSRRWDVLVLDEAHYVRNRDTDRYELIEELTYGEAFFATATPIQNDISDLYNIVDLIRPGMLGTQKQFDNRYVVDSDDAQIQRGDELQSKLDRVMIRNRREQTDIDFTNRAVHTNVFEPSTAERDLYDAVTNYVRSNYSSKGARHLVLFTLQKEVVSSPYAVEQTIENWVGDDEKRLTASEEDALAEISESIANIDETTKQTRLRNVIETIQEQAETTRAVVFTQFRPTQDAIADSVRELDLPVHIVNGDLSSQAKERKVADFESEGGIMVATDSISEGRNMQFCNVLVNYDLPWNPMKVEQRIGRIDRIGQDREVHVFNMALADTIEEHVLDKLFGKIDLFSQSIGGLRDILSRMEQSGSDFEREVFEKLRNADSQVELENNFEEMAVDLEKNTEAAEKMNDFNRSVFDSFEFGESA, translated from the coding sequence ATGTCTGAAGACGCGTCAGAATCCCCGCCGGCGCCGGGATCTTCGTACTCTATAGATGACCCGTCTGTCGCGTCCACTGCGCTCGCTGAGTCGGGACAGGATTCGACTGGTCATCTACTTAACATACAGGCACAGCAGTTTGCGATCGCACAGGGACAACAAGAACTCCTCTCAGTCGAGGAGATCAAAGACCGAATCAAACTGTTGGATCACCAGCTTGAAGCAGCGCATCAGGCCCTCTTTCAGATGGGGGGAGGCGCGTTGTTTGCTGATGAAGTCGGGCTGGGGAAGACAATCGAGATCGGCATGGTCCTCAAGGAGATGAATTTCCGGGACACGCGAGATAGTTTTCTCATACTGACCCCAGCTCAGTTAGCACCCCAGTGGCAAACAGAACTCCAGGAAAAGTTCGGGCTCGACTTCGTCTGTAACTATGACGACGAGTTCCAAGGGTTCGACGCTCACGATAAGATCATCGCAAGTGTCGACACGGCGAAATCGAAAACGAACAGGGCAGATGTCCTCTCGCGGCGCTGGGACGTCCTCGTTCTCGATGAAGCCCATTACGTTCGGAATCGGGATACAGACCGCTACGAACTCATCGAGGAACTCACCTATGGAGAGGCGTTTTTCGCCACCGCGACGCCCATTCAGAATGACATCTCCGATCTGTACAATATTGTCGACCTTATCCGGCCGGGCATGCTCGGCACGCAGAAACAGTTCGATAACCGGTACGTTGTGGATAGTGACGATGCACAGATACAGCGTGGTGATGAGCTACAGTCGAAACTCGACCGTGTGATGATTCGGAATCGCCGTGAGCAGACGGATATCGATTTCACCAATCGAGCGGTTCACACGAACGTCTTCGAGCCATCAACCGCTGAACGAGATCTCTACGATGCTGTCACCAACTACGTGAGGTCCAACTATTCGAGTAAGGGTGCGCGGCATCTCGTTTTATTCACGCTCCAGAAAGAAGTTGTATCGAGTCCGTATGCTGTCGAACAGACGATTGAAAACTGGGTCGGAGACGATGAGAAACGGCTGACCGCAAGCGAGGAAGACGCACTCGCGGAGATCAGCGAGAGCATCGCCAATATAGATGAGACAACCAAGCAAACGCGGTTGCGAAACGTAATCGAGACCATCCAGGAGCAAGCCGAGACGACACGAGCCGTTGTCTTCACTCAGTTCCGACCTACGCAGGACGCGATCGCTGATAGTGTCCGTGAACTCGATTTGCCGGTCCACATCGTTAACGGAGATCTGTCTAGTCAAGCGAAAGAACGCAAAGTCGCCGATTTTGAATCTGAAGGCGGTATTATGGTTGCGACAGATTCCATCAGTGAAGGACGGAATATGCAGTTCTGTAACGTACTGGTCAACTACGACTTGCCGTGGAATCCGATGAAGGTCGAACAGCGAATCGGCCGCATCGACCGTATCGGACAGGACCGAGAAGTCCACGTTTTCAACATGGCACTTGCGGATACTATCGAAGAACACGTCCTCGACAAGTTATTCGGCAAGATCGATCTTTTCAGCCAGTCTATCGGAGGCCTTCGAGACATTCTCTCGCGGATGGAACAGTCTGGATCGGACTTCGAACGAGAAGTCTTCGAGAAGCTCCGAAATGCAGACTCGCAGGTTGAGTTAGAGAACAACTTCGAGGAGATGGCGGTCGACCTCGAAAAGAACACCGAAGCGGCAGAGAAGATGAACGACTTCAATCGAAGTGTCTTCGATAGCTTCGAGTTCGGAGAGAGTGCATGA
- a CDS encoding HNH endonuclease, producing the protein MGNERSTDWTTRRETVLQRDDYQCQNCGRSSSQDLHVHHIVPLKDGGSNRLSNLKTLCASCHDAIHVSGASAPEKANRVNSNSVTPRTPRTCHTEDCAGTPTSTENPLYAFCKRCFTMHRYDHGWFIAFCTNCYDRETQIVWGEHGRSGRCQKCGVEMKVTENKGMFSIK; encoded by the coding sequence ATGGGGAATGAGCGTTCAACCGATTGGACAACTCGTAGGGAAACTGTTCTCCAACGAGACGATTACCAGTGTCAAAATTGTGGGCGAAGTTCTTCCCAGGACCTTCATGTCCACCACATCGTTCCGCTAAAGGATGGGGGGTCGAACAGATTGTCGAACTTAAAAACACTCTGTGCAAGCTGCCATGATGCAATCCATGTTAGTGGTGCTTCTGCTCCTGAAAAGGCAAACCGTGTGAACTCGAACTCAGTGACTCCTCGTACGCCTCGCACATGCCATACCGAGGATTGTGCTGGGACTCCTACTTCGACAGAAAATCCGCTATATGCATTCTGCAAACGATGTTTTACCATGCATAGATATGATCACGGCTGGTTCATCGCGTTCTGTACGAATTGCTACGATAGGGAGACACAGATTGTATGGGGTGAGCACGGTCGTTCAGGTAGATGTCAAAAATGTGGTGTTGAAATGAAAGTCACTGAAAATAAAGGTATGTTTTCTATTAAATGA
- a CDS encoding IS6 family transposase yields the protein MPEISRLSGNRDWIDLDFVERERTPELAMKIGIQSHVAGLSLSNTVGLLDSLGVQRSKKAIHDWVQKADLQPESGRSPNQIALDETVIRINDEQFWLYAAADPQTNQLLHVRLFSTTTTALTEIFLRELQQKHDVETAVFLVDGAQHLQTALQRAGLRFQMRRHGNRNAVERIFRELKRRTSSFSNCFSHVEPETAEKWLQSFARWHNAPN from the coding sequence ATGCCAGAAATCAGCCGCCTCAGCGGAAATAGAGACTGGATTGATTTGGATTTTGTGGAGCGCGAGCGGACACCCGAGCTGGCGATGAAGATTGGTATTCAATCGCACGTTGCGGGTCTGTCACTGTCGAATACCGTCGGATTACTCGACTCGTTGGGTGTCCAACGGTCGAAAAAAGCGATCCATGATTGGGTGCAGAAAGCCGATCTACAGCCAGAATCTGGACGATCCCCGAATCAGATTGCGCTCGACGAAACAGTGATTCGCATTAACGACGAGCAGTTCTGGCTGTACGCCGCCGCTGACCCGCAAACGAACCAACTGCTTCACGTCCGATTGTTTTCAACCACTACGACCGCCCTCACCGAGATATTTCTTCGCGAACTTCAGCAAAAACACGATGTCGAAACCGCCGTGTTTCTCGTCGATGGCGCTCAACACCTCCAAACAGCACTTCAACGAGCCGGACTCCGATTTCAGATGCGTCGCCACGGAAATCGGAACGCTGTCGAACGAATCTTTCGAGAGCTGAAGCGACGAACCTCCTCGTTTTCGAACTGCTTCAGCCACGTTGAACCCGAAACAGCTGAAAAGTGGTTACAGAGCTTCGCTCGCTGGCACAATGCTCCAAACTAA
- a CDS encoding AAA family ATPase, which translates to MPQKYDSIITLPGGVEKYTETLHRMLKFVDTESPTLEEFAEWVLETFSQMSSRDSAEDKSRLLRRMGAVTVDNEERFQLTELGNQLLNQPPQENRELYFETLTGRYIGFKTILQALKQQPASVEKLQTVLHAVHNENWGSIYQAEHRVNWLRSLGIVEKDQETVQLTRYGQEIAEEYPSLDVNIVDLPESAIQAPTNGPDPQSNIDLDAFEDDVTYYWVNQSNAAEREGSYLRSSDTYYTRDLTKLTPGDVLIHYWDGGVRAYSVVQSEAYEVSGEELEGVDDEETYWCVDIDLHSLEPIRDIETIAPVLRRDDIKQGREKYAINATGVQSWYLCNLTPAAAQYLLSTYPTQPGDTSPDGGRYFWVTANPDIWAPEKIADSDGEEGQVFFEAFNSQGNKRRISEAFERATSGDEVVFYESAPTQEIVALGTVVQGLHEEDGTVGMTIAYDRAVNGINWNDLTAVDDLEDSAPIRQNARGSIFELEQSEYETILALEPEPPDREDIEQLRERLTLPSVSISIPDGLYFDDETRLTREIEVALEAGKHIIFTGPPGTGKTKLATHVATLAARYDAVDDYRFTTATADWTAFDTIGGYVPNRDTHGQELLFEPRLFLQCFRDATGVKNEWLVIDELNRADIDKAIGQLFSVLSGDSTELPYERDAPIEVKSLAADADDDVLETIVSSPDTFPVTPAWRLLATMNTYDKASLYELSYAFMRRFAFIHVGVPVLKDDDGELRTSLLAPSPDEPNYASAWLDQSPGLERPLSKWSTELTEVWDRVNEERAIGPAIVHDMVRYIANYDGRAQPEEAFTSALVTHVYPQLEGLRQEKQRTIIEGLCSSDVPVDTDRLWYQASDFLGLPDTRDTE; encoded by the coding sequence GTGCCACAGAAATATGATTCGATAATTACCCTGCCCGGTGGTGTCGAAAAATACACAGAGACCCTTCATCGGATGCTCAAATTTGTCGACACCGAATCACCTACTCTCGAGGAATTTGCTGAGTGGGTCCTCGAGACCTTTTCGCAAATGTCGAGTCGGGACTCTGCAGAGGATAAAAGCCGCCTTCTTCGTCGAATGGGTGCTGTGACGGTAGATAACGAGGAGCGATTTCAGCTAACTGAGTTAGGCAACCAGTTGTTGAATCAGCCACCGCAGGAAAATAGAGAACTATACTTTGAGACTCTGACAGGCCGGTATATTGGTTTTAAAACTATATTACAGGCTTTGAAACAACAGCCGGCTTCAGTTGAGAAGCTACAGACTGTCCTCCATGCCGTCCACAACGAAAACTGGGGATCAATCTACCAAGCGGAACACCGAGTCAACTGGTTGCGGAGTCTTGGTATAGTTGAGAAAGACCAAGAGACTGTACAGCTCACACGATATGGTCAGGAGATTGCCGAAGAATATCCTTCACTAGATGTCAACATCGTTGACCTACCTGAATCTGCAATTCAGGCACCTACTAACGGGCCTGACCCACAATCGAATATCGACCTCGACGCATTCGAAGACGACGTTACTTACTACTGGGTGAACCAGAGTAATGCCGCCGAGCGTGAGGGCAGTTATCTCCGCTCGAGCGATACATACTATACCCGTGATCTAACGAAGCTAACCCCTGGTGACGTACTAATTCACTATTGGGACGGCGGAGTTCGAGCCTATTCGGTCGTCCAAAGCGAGGCATATGAAGTCTCGGGAGAAGAACTTGAAGGAGTAGACGATGAGGAAACGTACTGGTGTGTCGATATTGACCTCCACTCGCTTGAGCCAATTCGCGATATCGAAACGATTGCGCCTGTCCTCCGACGAGACGATATCAAGCAGGGTCGAGAAAAATACGCGATTAATGCGACTGGGGTTCAGTCGTGGTATCTCTGCAATCTCACTCCTGCTGCAGCCCAGTACCTACTTAGTACCTATCCTACTCAACCAGGTGATACGAGCCCAGACGGAGGTCGATACTTCTGGGTGACGGCTAACCCGGATATTTGGGCTCCCGAGAAAATAGCTGATTCCGACGGAGAGGAGGGTCAGGTCTTCTTTGAAGCGTTCAATTCTCAAGGGAATAAGCGGCGTATCTCCGAGGCGTTTGAGCGCGCTACTTCGGGTGACGAAGTTGTCTTCTACGAGTCGGCTCCAACTCAAGAAATCGTGGCCCTTGGAACAGTCGTGCAAGGGCTCCACGAAGAAGACGGGACAGTGGGTATGACAATTGCATATGACCGGGCAGTCAATGGCATCAATTGGAATGACCTGACTGCAGTCGACGATCTCGAGGATTCTGCGCCAATTCGACAGAATGCCCGTGGGAGTATCTTCGAACTCGAACAGAGTGAGTACGAGACGATTCTGGCACTCGAACCTGAGCCACCCGACCGAGAAGATATCGAGCAACTCCGTGAACGACTTACTCTTCCAAGTGTCTCTATCTCGATTCCCGATGGCTTGTATTTCGACGACGAGACACGGCTTACGAGAGAGATTGAAGTTGCACTTGAAGCTGGCAAACATATTATTTTCACAGGTCCACCAGGGACCGGCAAGACCAAACTCGCCACGCACGTCGCAACCCTCGCAGCCAGGTATGATGCTGTCGACGACTATCGATTTACAACTGCCACTGCTGATTGGACTGCCTTCGATACCATCGGAGGATATGTTCCCAATCGAGACACACACGGACAGGAACTACTGTTTGAACCCCGCCTTTTTCTCCAGTGTTTCCGAGATGCCACTGGTGTGAAAAATGAGTGGCTTGTTATTGACGAACTGAACCGAGCGGACATAGACAAAGCAATAGGGCAGTTATTCTCCGTGCTTTCCGGTGACTCGACCGAACTCCCGTACGAACGAGATGCTCCAATAGAGGTTAAATCACTGGCTGCCGATGCAGACGATGACGTCCTCGAGACGATCGTCTCGTCTCCAGATACATTCCCCGTGACGCCTGCCTGGCGACTGCTTGCGACAATGAACACCTATGACAAAGCGTCGCTATACGAACTTTCCTACGCGTTCATGCGCCGATTTGCATTCATTCACGTTGGCGTTCCTGTCCTCAAAGATGACGATGGCGAACTTCGGACCTCGTTGCTTGCCCCGTCTCCTGACGAGCCGAACTACGCATCGGCTTGGCTCGACCAGTCGCCTGGTTTGGAACGCCCACTATCGAAATGGAGTACGGAACTAACCGAGGTCTGGGATCGAGTCAATGAAGAGCGGGCAATCGGGCCAGCGATTGTTCATGATATGGTTCGATATATTGCTAACTACGACGGGCGGGCACAGCCCGAAGAAGCGTTTACCAGTGCTCTCGTGACCCATGTCTATCCACAGCTGGAAGGTCTCAGGCAAGAGAAACAGAGAACGATAATCGAAGGGCTTTGTAGCAGCGACGTACCCGTCGATACGGACCGTCTCTGGTATCAAGCTAGTGACTTCCTCGGGTTACCAGATACCCGAGATACGGAATGA
- a CDS encoding DUF7509 family protein produces the protein MHDRLLGELAHSRFLIYLIVPYKTFDALQTAAENDDGEMLSSIPETVDLGALVGSDEDLDQQEAVLDLLLYARDRLRTDPAVNALALDIDISLKEMDAATQSIEFALASNAVIYIVPRIGNNLGVNIETGSVLEA, from the coding sequence ATGCACGACCGTCTCCTCGGCGAACTCGCCCACTCGCGATTTCTCATCTATCTGATAGTCCCATACAAAACCTTCGACGCACTGCAGACCGCTGCTGAGAACGACGACGGTGAAATGCTGAGTTCGATTCCAGAGACAGTCGATTTAGGTGCGCTTGTCGGTTCGGACGAGGATCTCGACCAACAGGAGGCAGTACTCGATCTCCTGCTCTACGCCCGCGACCGGCTCCGGACTGATCCGGCCGTCAATGCGCTGGCTCTTGATATCGACATCTCTCTGAAAGAGATGGACGCTGCGACACAGAGCATCGAATTCGCGCTCGCCAGTAACGCGGTCATCTATATCGTCCCGCGGATCGGTAATAACCTCGGTGTCAACATCGAAACCGGCTCGGTCCTCGAGGCGTAA
- a CDS encoding winged helix-turn-helix domain-containing protein — protein sequence MQRAIGNETRFRILYFLTEQGAQSAKELAQELDLPSNTLHYHLELQAMRPFGGTWATCNRESVGYCSIRRTRRGG from the coding sequence ATGCAGCGAGCGATCGGGAACGAAACCCGGTTTCGGATTCTCTATTTTCTCACCGAACAGGGAGCACAGAGTGCGAAAGAGCTTGCACAGGAACTCGACCTTCCGTCGAACACGCTGCATTATCATCTTGAGTTACAAGCGATGCGCCCGTTCGGCGGTACCTGGGCTACATGCAATAGGGAGAGCGTGGGCTACTGTTCAATTCGCAGGACTCGACGAGGTGGATAG
- a CDS encoding OsmC family protein, whose translation MATTEPTSVNGVDVSALEGAVETISDDSEVGRFTFRAETTWQDALKSVTTIDEFDQAGETIHTQEFTLQGDEPEQILGERTGPNAVELLLGALGSCLSVGYAANAAHMGIELEELRFEMSGDVDLRGFLGISEDVRPGYESITCTTYVTADASEDELSELRERVEATSPLMDVIMNEVPLETRLVAE comes from the coding sequence ATGGCAACCACCGAACCGACAAGCGTCAACGGCGTCGACGTTTCCGCACTCGAAGGTGCGGTCGAAACGATCAGTGACGACTCCGAGGTCGGACGATTCACTTTCCGGGCCGAAACAACGTGGCAGGACGCACTCAAATCCGTGACGACGATCGACGAGTTCGACCAAGCGGGCGAGACAATCCACACCCAGGAATTCACGCTGCAGGGCGACGAACCCGAACAGATTCTCGGCGAGCGCACCGGGCCAAACGCCGTCGAGCTACTCCTCGGTGCACTCGGGTCCTGTCTGAGTGTCGGCTACGCGGCCAACGCTGCACACATGGGCATCGAACTCGAGGAGCTCCGATTCGAGATGAGCGGCGACGTCGACCTCCGCGGCTTCCTCGGTATCTCCGAGGACGTCCGCCCCGGCTACGAGTCGATTACCTGCACGACCTACGTGACCGCCGATGCAAGCGAGGACGAACTCTCGGAACTCCGCGAGCGCGTCGAAGCAACCTCGCCGCTAATGGACGTAATCATGAACGAGGTTCCCCTCGAGACCCGCCTCGTCGCGGAATAA
- a CDS encoding plastocyanin/azurin family copper-binding protein, which yields MQSPDSRPTSRRNVLKTAGALAFLSTVGVGAAAKPERKGNNFGNGNGIGAFLNERALYKPSPIWADGVVDMTEQDTVEVVTGAMTNVEIPDFPFEEAPVAFAPMAIKVSPGTEVVWTWPEAFLPIPHDVVSLDVGLFDSGYRYPGDDDFSYTFEEPGTYLYYCTPHGAPEKVENFEGKLVYNEFGMRGAVIVTEE from the coding sequence ATGCAGTCACCAGACTCTCGTCCGACCAGCCGCCGCAATGTCTTGAAAACCGCTGGGGCGCTCGCCTTCCTCTCGACCGTTGGCGTCGGTGCAGCAGCCAAGCCCGAACGGAAGGGGAACAACTTCGGCAACGGGAACGGCATCGGCGCCTTCCTCAACGAGCGAGCCCTGTACAAGCCCTCGCCGATCTGGGCTGATGGTGTCGTCGATATGACCGAGCAGGACACCGTCGAAGTAGTGACTGGTGCAATGACGAACGTCGAGATTCCGGACTTTCCGTTCGAAGAAGCGCCGGTCGCGTTCGCCCCCATGGCCATCAAGGTCTCGCCTGGCACAGAGGTCGTCTGGACGTGGCCCGAAGCTTTCCTCCCGATTCCCCACGACGTGGTGTCACTGGACGTCGGCCTATTCGATAGCGGATACCGCTACCCGGGCGACGACGACTTCTCGTACACCTTTGAGGAGCCGGGAACCTACCTCTACTACTGCACGCCCCACGGGGCACCGGAAAAGGTAGAGAACTTCGAAGGGAAGCTAGTCTACAACGAGTTCGGGATGCGCGGCGCGGTCATCGTCACCGAGGAATAA